taTATAAGTCACAGTTGGAGGATTGTTAGacatgtttctgtcagtgtgtaaACTGAGAATGATTGTAAGAACCAGCACTGACCAGCAGGAGGAGCCACGCTCAGAGAAATGCGATGGAACATAAAAGAAAACCGTCCTGTTtaatttttgttgttgaaacctAAGCCTAAGCTTCaaaaatgtcaatatttaagtgtttttgttaaatattatttagtattaaaaaaataaatactagtTTTGTAATTGTGGCGTCAAGCTTCACGTCATATTTAGTGGCCGGAAATTGCAGACCGGAGGTTGTCGGCCTCGGAGTAGGATGGCTGGGCTGCTGAAAAAGGTACGAATAGAGgtcatgtttttactttactgataGAAATAAAGAATTCAGTGCCGAGGAAGTTCATATTTTTTGCACTAGATTGTATTACCATTTCTACGACGTATTGACGAGGTTGCGCAGGCCGCCGTGCGCACTTTGAGAGACGCTGCAGTGTTCTAGCTAGCTATTAGCTGTTTTGTTAATGTAGCGCTTGAAAGGCTCCCATAAAAGTTAGCTTGGTGTGCGGTGAAGGTGTTTTAGTGCCGGAACGCGTTCATGTTATAGTCATTCATCCGTGTGGCTGGAGCAGTAACGTTAGCTAAGTGCGAAACGGCGTTGAAAATAATCGTGAAAACGTTTGTTTGTTAGAATATTTGCTGATATTCTTTAGTtctgatggcagagctgccctgcagctgacctgactcaccgggggctacttggggttcagtatttTGTCCTACGACCACTGATCCCATGATTATATGTCATCAGTATGTAGCATTCTGTATAGTACTTTAAGTTCTGTTGCAGCTTGTGTGttcagacacattcacaagGTTTTCAGAATGAAATGTGATTAAGACAGGACGTGAAAGGTGACACAGACTTAACAGTGTCATTCCTGCTGTCCTCTTCCAGACGACCGGCCTGGTTGGCCTGGCTGTGTCCCAAAATCCACATGAGGTGAGTAGCATCTAACATGTAGTTATTAAAAGCCCACGATATGTAACATGGTGGTGGAGTCAGTAGCCGCTATATATTTCACCAACTTTCTTCCCTCTACATCCCCTCAGCGCCTCAGGGTTCTGTACTCTAAGATCCTGGCGTCTGTGCAGACCATGCCGCAGGACGCCGCCTACAGGAAGTACACGGAGCAGCTGGTCAACCAGAGGCTGGACTTTGTGAAAACGGTCAGTAACGGTGTGCGAGGACGTGTAGGGTGAACTGAAGTGCGGAGGATGATGATGTGATGGAAGCGTGTCTGTCTTCACAGGAGCCCGATGTGGAAAAGCTGGAGAAGAAAATTAACTCGGGTCAGATTGAAGAAGTCATTTTCCAGGTAGGTCACGGTTTCAGTGTCCACATCCTGTGGGactgcattttatttcacatagtCTGCTGATGCAGAATGACAACTGGACACATTTAACTGGTAGCAGAGTGTTTGCTCCATTTTATTATGTACTATATCAGCAAGAGTTAGATCAGCTGCATGTGCTGTGTTAAATAGAGAGTTAGTGTTTAGTGTGAGGACTTCAGAGAAGAAAGCACTCGAATGCGACACTCATCCCTTCACAAACTGTGCTTATATGTTGGACACACGTGATGCATGTTGGTTTATTTTGGAGCTGTGAACAGAACATCCTGAACCCCGTCTTGGATTTCCTCTAATGTCCAACTGCTTATTCAAAACCGTAAATCTGACTTGACTAAGTTTGAAATGATGAAGCTGGAGTTTCTCAACGTGTTAgttgatgctctgtgtgtgtgtgtgtgtgtgtgtacacaggcGGAATGTGAGCTGAGTCTCTCCAGGAAGATGTCCGAGTGGAAACCGTGGGAGCCGCTGATTGAGGAGCCGCCTCCGAACCAGTGGAAATGGCCCATCTGAatccacctgtgtgtgtttgtgtgtatatatgtgatCTATACCTCTGCTTCTAATGAAGTATTGTACAAATAAAAGTTGTGCAAATATTTCCCCATTTTAATTTCCACTTGTTTATTTATCTACACACTCTTTGtagagaaataataataataataatctgtgtaCTTCATTACAGTCCAATATTTGAACATGAGCAAGTTTATTATGATATTCAGCTTTGAAATGTtagtattaaagtaaaaaagaacTCCAGAATCCCCCAGTTTCCCATGTACCTTCACAACAAGTCAGACTATTAATAACAAGTGAAAAGCAGCTAATCTGTAATCCTGACCAGAGGAGGGCTGCTGTAGTGTGCACAAAGCGAAACCTTCTCCCAAAATGCGGCCGTGTCGTCTTCAGGCTCTGACCTCATGAGAACCACTGGTGGCTTTCTGTAACAGCTGAAGCATGATGGGATAGATGGGGGCAAACTCCTTCCCCTGCCGGGCCCTCACCGACTGCACGTAGGCCTCCAGAGCGCCCCTGAGAGGAGAGACACTGTTAACGCCACCTAATCAGAGAAGCCGCCACTACtcttacagtgtttaagaaCTTCATCTTAATAAATCAAGTTTGCTTGGAAATAAAAAGTTCAATCTTTCAGCACTGAACAGACATTTAGATGTATAAGAAAGAcgtagaaaacacagaaaaaggaTTTTCAGATACACAACACAGAGTTCACCACTAGAGGCTGATCATTCACCATGTTTAACTTCAGTGCACGTCATTCAGAACGCTCGCACTTCCACGTCAGGCAGTGTAATGAACGCAGCACGCCAGCAGAGCAGCGGCAGCTGCATTTGTTTCTAGGCGTGATGCCTTCAGGCACACTGTCAAGTGTAGGTCACCTGCACTTTCTCAGCGCTGGATGCCAAACGTGCAGTTGCTGCTGAGGGAGTTTGTTGGAAACAGACTTGCCGTACTACCcgttttgtttgttcatctcTATTCCACTGATTGACAGGCACAAAGCTTTGCAGCCAGAGAAGGAGAAGACGGATGCCAATTCACATATATTCAAAGGATGCAGCACAATAAGTTAGACCTAAGATAACTGCAAATGATTTACCTGATGAGCGTtagcctgtctctctctgaagGATGATCATCTAGCCACTGGGAGTAACGAGCGATGGACCACTCGGATCTCTGTGTGGAAGGAAGCTCCTTTAGTTGATACagtaaaagttcagaaaagttgttgtgtgtgtgtgaatttacaCACCTGGTGAGGTGACTTGAGCTCAGACGGGGCTCTGGTGAAGAGAAAGTGCAGCAGGGTGCTGTAGGGGATCAAGTCTCCCACAGCTGGGCTGCTGGCTATCAGCTCGCTGGTCTGGAACAGCAGCggcctgcaacacaaacacagagtgaacTGAGCCCCCTTACTTGCTCTCATCCGCGTGCAACTATTTCATCCAAGTCAGCGTCTGAGccaaacataataaaaagtCAGATGTCAGGTCACCGTGACCTTGGATCACCAAAGTCTAATCAGTTCTGAAGATTCCATCCAGACCTCCAGAGTGTGTGTACAGAACTGCTGGTGAAAACTGCTCCTCGTTGCTGAATTACGATCCAGTGCTGGTTCTTATGATGTGTGAGCATACACACCTGAAGGAGCGCAGCATTCTGTACGGTTTCCCCAAATCAGACACTCTCCTGCACAGAGGAGCTACGGCCATCtccatctgaaacacacacacacacacacacaggtcagaaGAGACAGACTTGACTCCGCCTGGAGAGCAGCGGTGTGAAAACACCACTCTCACCTGTGCGAAGTCGGCGGCCAGTCTCATCTTGCCGCCTTCTCCCAGTGGGCGCAGCAGGCTGGCGTGACGAATGAACAGCTTGATTGCTCTCTGAGCGATGGACTCCGTGCTCTCGTAGATGAAGTCGGCACACTGGAAGTGTCGGAAGTAGTCGGCCATCACTCTGGAGATGAAGCCCTGCAGTTCCTTCATGTAGAGGGAGCACGGGACGTCAGGTTTGTCGGGGCTGGACAATGggctgcaacacacacacacacacacacacacacacattacattgacatttttttttcccagtacTTTTTCTTAAGTGTATGCAGTAGTATTGTGATCTGCGTACGTCTCCGGAATCTCCGAAAGGTGTCATCTGACTTACCCTGAGAAGTCCTCCTGGTGCAGTGTGATGAGGATCGCCTCTATGGAGTCCCCGACTGACTGCAGGAGAGGCTGCACTGCGCTGCTCATCAAGGCCTGCGCCCCCTGAATCACACCACAGGGAAACTATTCCAATCCCCATAATGCTGTGCGCACACAAATACCCGAAACCCAGTCACTACTACTACCGCTCATTGCCAGTGTCGTTGCAGTGCCCTGTTGCCATAGCAACCTATACAGTCAGGTGAGCAGTAGGAACACACAGCATGTTTAAAGAGGTTGGATATAGGCATgtcatcagctgtgtgtgtgtgtgtgtgtgtgtgtgtctgccccTGCTGTAGCCGGCAATAATGCTAAGTTTGGAGAAAGCTAGCCTAAAAGATTCCTCTTATGTGAACTAGGTTGAATCTAATGATGAAACGCGTGTCTATGTAATGGCACACACGTTTAAAGAGGTGGTttcacacacttaaaaaaacGACTCCAGTGAGGATTTAGTAAACTGTGCAGGACccagtttttttaatttgacaaaagCGTGCGAGTCTCGGGCCTTTTGTAAACTGACGAGAAGcctcattaaataaaataccCGAGAGGGTGCTGTTCCCTGTGATTATTTTCTATTAGTATGAACACTATCAGCACAGGGGAAGGTGATTTCCTACCAATGCACATGTGCAGAGGAGTTGTGCTACAAAGTAGGAGACAAAGCAcgataaacaacaacaaaaaaaaaaaaaaaagagagagaatgagaaaataaaaacactttttccgATACCTCCAAGGAAGACGACAGAGCCTCTGCAGCAGCCGGCGGACTTCCTTCCAATCCTGAAATGATCTGAAAGTACAAAACGTGAGAAGTAAGTAAGAAGGATAATGCGGTTTCAAGAATTATCAAgaattagtgtttgttttctcagctcACCCTCACTGTCCCACAACCTGTCTTCGTCTCATCaggcctccctccctctctctctctctctctctccctccctcctgcctgCCTGGAATAAATTCCCACTTTGTTTTCACACGGTAAAAATTTAAAGCCTCGaggttaaatatttaatgctgGAGTAATCTGTTCCTTACGCTATTAATCAGCTGGGCTGCTGTGCCAGGACACACCATGCATGTTTAATGGAGCGGGCCGCGGGAACACACTGCACCCTGGCCGCGGCTCCTTTAATCCCCCTGTAATTTCCTACGCTTCCACTCACGTGTGCGTCTGTGTGATTTCTTccatacattaaaaaaaataaaataaaataaattgcgCACACTTAGTGTGACGTGCGTGTGTTCTCGTGTTTGCCCTGTTGCAGATGCTCATGTCACACCTGTGCacgatgaggaggaagaagaatggCCCAATGGCTTAACACTGAAAAAGCCACATTTAAATGACAACACACAAAGAATACTGGTAATGAACTGAAACTAGAAACTAGGTTGATAAACTACTGTTCTATCAGTTGAGCACATCATTCTACCTTGGCGACAGCCTGCTGCAGACGGTAGAGGGAGTTGACCACAGCAATGTTCCTCCTCTGGCCCTCTGTTAATGGACCAATCACCTGGCTGGCATCGCCCTGAGTACACAACTGCAGACAGAGGATagcatgatttaaaaaaaaagaaaaagagatgcaTAGGGAAGACAGCATGTGATATTTGCTAATTGCtgaaaaaattataattattttttttaggtaTTTAATGATGACAAATCCCACCAGCTGTTCAGACTTGACACAGAAGAGTTGCACGGTCTTGGCAGCATTCTTGGCCACAGCCAGGGAGAGGTTCGGATCTACCGATGCTACATTCAGCTCACTGCAAAGCAAACGTACATTCATTAAGACTGATTGTCCAGTTAAACAATAAAACCTGGCAGAGCGTTGtagtcttcttctttttttttttattaaatataaatgccAAACACGCATGATTCTGTAGTTTGGGGATAGAGCAACACATTTATCCATATGAGCTGGTTGAGACGTGGAACAATAAGCGTTTTCCTGGGGTTTGCCATTTTGCTAATGAGCAGTGAAAAGCGATTCTATTTTTGTGTGAAGgaaggtgtttttaaaaaaaaaaaaaaaaaaaaactcagatatttctgacattttaactAAGTGAACTTTAACACCGCCAGTGAGGAGAAACAAAAGCTGTAGCGGCTGTCATAGTTTCATTGGCTAAATTGGCTTTAAGAGAGCAAAATCCCTATTAGGACAGTGTACACATCACTACTAAAACAAACCCCCAGGACAGCCAGACATCGACTGTTTCATTCTCACGCTTTAAAACACTAAAGCTTGACTATGTTCATCCAATTAAGCGGTCCTTAATCCACTTGTTACCacgagcctggttctgctggaggtttctttcgTTAccaaagggagtttttcctcgcCACCGTTGCCAAGTGCTGttcaaatggggttgttgggttaTATTATGTAAGGTCTTACACCTTACACaataaagtgccttgaaatgacttttattgtgatcgcgctatataaataaaactgaattgaactgaattcaaTAATACACCTGCAGCTGTAAGGCTGCGCCCCATACGTGCCTGCTGATGGTCTTGATGATGCTGTCCAGCTCGTCGCTTGAAGGCGGGTTGCGGCCGCCCATGGGGAACACAAGGTTGATGGGATCAAACAGGCGAGAGAGGGACTTGGAGAGGTAGGCTGCCTCGTACGGCTGCAGAGAGTCCTTCAGAGCCTTCTCCGGACTGCACACACGAACACAAACGGAGAcggcaaataaaaaaaaaccgCACATAATTGATCGCTGACGAGAAACGTTTGAGAAACCATTAGTAGTAACACGGACACAAGGAACACTCTGACTCATTCGATGTTCTCTTCACTCTGTCACAACATCAACAAGATCAGAAAACAGCATCGCTTTACCAAAAGGTACCCTTCCACTTCTAATCTATCATGATATTATGGTATCTAATAATATCTACTTACCATCTCCTACTGACACATCCTGTAATTTCCTCTaaaatatgtgacatttatttatggAGCACTTAAACGTCACATATAAACAGAACCAATTCACCGCTGTGTCTCCTTTAGTTGCTGTAATTCTGTCTGTAGGCACGATCCTAGAAGCACGTGCGTGCGTACATCCTGAATTCATGGTGGCCGAATTATtgtgacagaggaaaaagaagcatAGAGGAAGTTAAACACATCTAAAGGAAAAACTAAGTGCTGTAAACACTTTCAAGACTTTACAAGAACTCACTGCCTGAATGTTATATAACATGCAGTGTGTGCTCCTGCCTTTGCTGCATATACAACAAAGGACTTTGTTTCAGTCATATCTTCACACAGTGTCCAGCCAGCTGTTGCATCATTCCTTACAGTTGTACCTCTCTgttctttatttcacttcaaTTTTGATGTGTAAAAGGATATTTACTGAGCACCGCTGCATACTAATTATTATATCTCAAATCCGTCCAAACGTGCTTGTGAGTTGATCCCTTGTAACCCAAAGTGAAGTGTTAATCTGTACgaacaaaacacaattatgCTCAAAAATAAACCTTTCCACACTGGTTCACACCAAACAGAATAACCCACAGGTGTGATCACACCCTGAAGTGGTGCCgattgtgtttctgtctatGTGCGGGGACTCACTTGTAGTCCTGTTTGCCATGCATGAAGAGGTCCTGGGTCTCCGTTTCGGTAGCACCGATGTCCAGAGGTACATCCATCGCGCCGCCGCCGCTGGTCAGTGCACCCTGTAGGCTGGCGCTGTACTGCTGCAGTCGGCGCCACAGCTCATTGTACAGTCGCAGCAGTTTAGGGTACTCTCCTTCAAAAGCCTGCTTCAGGAAAGACGAGGCTAGGGAGAAAACGCAGGACATCATTGATCATTTACTTGCTCAATGCCTTCCATAACTACTTCATAAAAGCCCATGTCGTGTGTTTTCAGCTTATTCTGCTGCATCAAAGGGGCCAAAACATAACTAAGAGCatttttttatcacatttctacacttgaaatgtgtgtttgagaaagtGTGTATTCCATTTATGCTGCTGGTGGACTTCCCCTTCATTCCCTTTCCACTTGTTAAACTGAAAATGAGAAGcatttatgaatattttaaatctcTAACTAGCAGTCAGAAAGTGCGTAGTGCTCACTATCAAACTACAACACTAACTCTGGTTGTATAGCTAGAGGTGGGATCATGCCATTTTATTCATCTCTTTATTATCccttactgttttttttttttcattttcgGACTTCTGCGCTCAGATATGCTAATATGACAGACCGAGAGATAGGTCTGCCTTGAGCCATGATGACTTTGTGTGCTGACTCACCAGTGTGACCAGTACAGAAAGGTGACACTAAGGAGGGGAGGCAGATGGCTGAACATAGGTGAGAAGTGGACAGAACATTTCATCTCAGAGAACTTTACAGTAGAAAGTTGGATATATAGGAAtgtgagaaggagaaaaaggaggaagatgGGTTTAACTCATTCATGGAAACAGTAGGGTAGCATACAGAGCTTGTATAATCATGCTTCTATATTACTTACACATTAACAAACCACATCCCTCAGGCTCATAAATACTGTTCCAGAATATTTTCACTACACATCTTGCCTGTAGGAGCTCAATAAGGTGCAACCCTAAAGCCATGCATGTTAGCGAGCAGCCAAATGTGCCTCTCATGTTCTCACTCTTACTTCCTGCACTCAGACAATTCTCTACTGGAACACATCCATATgatctgtgagtgtgtgtgtatgtgtgtgtgtgtgtgtgagagagagagacagcaagagaCAGAGATTATTGTTGGAATTCATTCTGCTTTCCTGTGAGGCCACCACTTTCATCAAATCCAGTTCTTCCCCCCCACTAgcaaatgcatttcatttgttgctttgtttcttcAGTGACTACAGAGAGATTCTAGTTTTGATGAAGAACAAGAGAGGTTTGATTTGGGAGGTAAACAATTATCACTTCCCATTTAGAAGCGGTTTGAAATTTCAAAAGACATTTAGCttcaaaataacacatttctgatGGCACAACGCTGACTGAGGATCTGACTGCCTCTAGCAGAGAAAGGCAGGGCGTTAGTGGGTGGTTCGTTTCTTTTGCCAGACATTGAAGTGACCACAAAACGGTGATTTCATCTACAGCGcagcagtttcagtttcaggtgTTCTTGTTCACTTCACTTCCCCCCCTGTGGCTATTCAGGAACATTTTTCTGAAGATATCaggaacatttattttaaactgaaatatCTTGTTGAAGAACATTGCACAACCCCAACCTTGTAAAAGGCTCTGGCCCTGGGGTCAAGTGTTGTTGCAGTTGCAAACAGTGACTTAATACAAACTAAGGTTGCACCACAGCCCAACACTGATTCAGATTGAGGCTGCTAAGTGCTCTGTATGCTCCATGAACAACAGGTTGTTTATTACTCGCAGCCTCACCAGTTTCCTGCTGTTAACCGAGATCTTGTTAGAGACTGATGATTACAGCTCATTAAATGAAGCCTCCCACTAGTTGTTTCTGGTGCTGGAGGTGCAGCAGCCATCTACTGCTTTGAATAAGCAGCTttgatcttttcatttttgGCGTCCTTTTAAAACTGGTATTTGTGATGCATAACAaggagaagtaaaaaaaaaaaaaaaactaatcttaCCTTCTGTTGCTTTGTGAAACTCCTCACTAAGTGTGTTGGTCACATCAGTCCAGAAGGTGTAGAGGATATCCGGCTGACCATCCTGCCACCAGGTAGACAAAGGAAATATAGACCATGACGTCCTTGTAGGCACTGTGAGAGGCATGAGGCCATACTACACAAAAGTGAGTAGTTGGGCCAAGACCATGCAGTGAAAAACAGCATAATTCCCTTCTGTCTAAAGGGCGCAAAGAGCTTCAACAAAGTTCtgacatctgtgtgtgaaagtAAGTGTGAAACAAGACGAGTGCAGCCTGTTAACGCGGCCAGTATTTGGCTTTCCTTTTGAAAAGATGTGTTCAGCTATCACATATGGCAAGAATATTATGTAGATGGGGCAGgtttaggtaaaaaaaaaatagaaaagcagtGCAGAACaatggtttattttattatggaAGATCTCAATTATGAATAGAACATTTATCAGTGTCTAATTTAGGATTTCTACAGATGAGAGACCTGAAACTAAATCACATGCAGCATTTCGCCTTTTAGGGATTTATCAAATCAGAGATGTAAGCAGCAGCCTGATCACACCAAGATCTAGACCCAGCAGCGGCATCAGAAAATCAATTGTAAAACTGACAGGGGAGCCACGGCCTGGCAGCAGGGTCTGGAGTAATACAGTCTTATCTCTTGGAGTGTGTTACTAGCCTGGCAGTAGCAGTTTGCATTTGCAGTAGCGTGgcattattttctgtttgagaACTGAATAAAGCGAGTTACAAAAGCTGAATGTGGAGGAATTAACTCAAGCATGGCTGATCTTCTGCAGGTCCGTGCATCATATCTAACTAGTGATGCTTACACTGTCTTTTTGAGCAGAAGAggctgtttttcctctgcccaCAGAATGAGTAAGTGAGTTAATTGCTACAACATGAAAGAGTCATGATTGAGGGGAGGAGTAAACAAGGGATCCCAAATCCCAGTTAGAAAAAGCGAGCATACTAACTGGTGtaactgtacataaaaaaaaagccctAGGGATAGGTGTTCTTTCTAAATTTGCACTTTTACTCTCCACTACACTGCCAAAGACACTACAGAAAATAtgatcatcttttttttctgtggacaTGCAACACTCTCATCCATGACGGTGAAGTATGATAGTGCAGCTGCACTGCTTAGGAGCATTGCATTTAGACATGTCATTAGGTCTCCAACTCGCACCTCCATCTCTGGGTAATTGGTGAGAGCTTTGTTTCCATAGTAACAGTCTCCTGCTCTGATTTGTACAACTAGGTTTCTGTGAAGGTAAGTTAGTGAGACACTGGCAAAGATGTGTTAATGACTGCCATGATTACTATTGAAACCGAGACTATTTGAGTGAGCAGTTCCAAGGGGCTGGTAGATATTGGTGCTGTTTActactttcttttttaccttCTTTCTTTATTAGTGTAGCACTTAACAGTTATCAATATTTCAAAACCAGTTTCACATTGGACAGTATTTTAATCctttgttttaataatcaaatgtttGACTAGTTGCATTAGGTGTGCTTGAGAAAGACAAATACCTGAATTGGCTAGGGGCTTGTTGAGTGTTGTGTTTGACTGCATGGTACAAATATGGTCAAAATAATTGGATGCAAAAAGATGGTAAAGGCATATTTTTGCAGAGGCAGGTGCTGAAAAAAAGTGTCTCTGAATTTTCATTGAGTCTACAGCTGTATAATATAATAGGATTGAAATCATAGGATATTATTGTCTTGACCCACCCCTGGCAAAAGACAGCAGGCTTGCTCAGATCAGAAAACGTATAAGTTGTAAAATAAGGTGGAGACACGCCAAGACTAGTTGACTAGTTAGGACGACCGAAGACTGGAGAGCTCACATGTGAAGACTCTTTCTCTACAGATTTCTAGGCTGACTGTGGAAGCACACACCTGGCGACTGAGTGAAGCAACACCCTTAACAACTGGTCAGTAATAAACTGGATGTTCTGGCAGTAGACAGTATTTAAAATCCCTGAATAATGAAAACTCTTGCATGTTTTTGACTTGTAGCCCACAGAAAATCCTTTGAAGAAGGtggctgcagcacacaaacCCAAGAATATTAgtgtattaatataatattatataataatatgagaTTGAACTATATaatattatcattttaaaaagtatttacagctTCAGTTGTACAGACGTTTATGTGTCTCTCTTTACAAAGTATTAAATATGAATTGAAAATAACCTTCTTGATCTCTATTTAAAAGTGTCAGAGAGCTGGGTAAATTACTGACTGTGTAAAGCTAGCAACTTCCTCAGGGTCCCAGACCTGTGTAAATTATACTGATGGGCTGttggaggaaagagagaaatccTCGTTTTTAACTGCTTGGCTAAACTGTCTCCTTGTCCCCAATTTCTGATTGGTATTAAACCAAAACCCACCTTAATGATCTCATCAATGAAGCACACATGAGTGACCGGGTCTCTCTTCTTCATCAGGACCTTCTGCAGATGCTGCACCTGTGAAAATGCAGCAAAGATAAAGTTCACACCCAACTGATCCCTTTCCCTCTCTGCCTTGCTTTTTGTTTCCAATGTGTGATTTAACACTgtggatgtacagtacatctgtgGTCTGAGGTACGTAGCTACCTGAGTGCATGCGGCGCATATCTGGTCCATGAGTTTTTCCAAGTTGGTCCACAGGGCAGCACGGAAAGCAGCCGTGTTCCCTGGTGTTGGCAGCACTGCTCTGCCTGGAGCTCCTGAGGAGGAATACACTGTGATTAAATGGATTCGTTTTGGTACAATTTTTGGGAAACCACTACTGTGCTAAAATGATTTCCCGAGAGCATTTATTGTACGATTCTATATACTAACCCTAACCAggagcacagaaaaaaaacggAGATTTGCTCTAGACAA
The window above is part of the Anabas testudineus chromosome 23, fAnaTes1.2, whole genome shotgun sequence genome. Proteins encoded here:
- the cog5 gene encoding conserved oligomeric Golgi complex subunit 5 isoform X3, which encodes MHYYLSQGVDLSGIEVIENDLLLISRARLEVENQAKRLLEQGMEIQNPTQVGTALQVFYNLGSLTETISSVVGGYRTTIQDNITSALDIKGLTQPTNPRGAPGRAVLPTPGNTAAFRAALWTNLEKLMDQICAACTQVQHLQKVLMKKRDPVTHVCFIDEIIKDGQPDILYTFWTDVTNTLSEEFHKATEASSFLKQAFEGEYPKLLRLYNELWRRLQQYSASLQGALTSGGGAMDVPLDIGATETETQDLFMHGKQDYNPEKALKDSLQPYEAAYLSKSLSRLFDPINLVFPMGGRNPPSSDELDSIIKTISSELNVASVDPNLSLAVAKNAAKTVQLFCVKSEQLLCTQGDASQVIGPLTEGQRRNIAVVNSLYRLQQAVAKIISGLEGSPPAAAEALSSSLEGAQALMSSAVQPLLQSVGDSIEAILITLHQEDFSGPLSSPDKPDVPCSLYMKELQGFISRVMADYFRHFQCADFIYESTESIAQRAIKLFIRHASLLRPLGEGGKMRLAADFAQMEMAVAPLCRRVSDLGKPYRMLRSFRPLLFQTSELIASSPAVGDLIPYSTLLHFLFTRAPSELKSPHQRSEWSIARYSQWLDDHPSERDRLTLIRGALEAYVQSVRARQGKEFAPIYPIMLQLLQKATSGSHEVRA
- the ndufa5 gene encoding NADH dehydrogenase [ubiquinone] 1 alpha subcomplex subunit 5, translating into MAGLLKKTTGLVGLAVSQNPHERLRVLYSKILASVQTMPQDAAYRKYTEQLVNQRLDFVKTEPDVEKLEKKINSGQIEEVIFQAECELSLSRKMSEWKPWEPLIEEPPPNQWKWPI
- the cog5 gene encoding conserved oligomeric Golgi complex subunit 5 isoform X1; amino-acid sequence: MEDGRKASTNSLLKDECYADFLAGDFDVKTYTAQAIHHAVIAEQLAKLAQGISQLDKELHSQVVARHEDLLAQATGIESLEGVLQMMQTRISALQAAVDRIRTKIVDPYNKIVARITQLARLQVACDLLRRIIRILYLSKRLQGQLQGGSREITKAAQSLNELDYLSQGVDLSGIEVIENDLLLISRARLEVENQAKRLLEQGMEIQNPTQVGTALQVFYNLGSLTETISSVVGGYRTTIQDNITSALDIKGLTQPTNPRGAPGRAVLPTPGNTAAFRAALWTNLEKLMDQICAACTQVQHLQKVLMKKRDPVTHVCFIDEIIKDGQPDILYTFWTDVTNTLSEEFHKATEASSFLKQAFEGEYPKLLRLYNELWRRLQQYSASLQGALTSGGGAMDVPLDIGATETETQDLFMHGKQDYNPEKALKDSLQPYEAAYLSKSLSRLFDPINLVFPMGGRNPPSSDELDSIIKTISSELNVASVDPNLSLAVAKNAAKTVQLFCVKSEQLLCTQGDASQVIGPLTEGQRRNIAVVNSLYRLQQAVAKIISGLEGSPPAAAEALSSSLEGAQALMSSAVQPLLQSVGDSIEAILITLHQEDFSGPLSSPDKPDVPCSLYMKELQGFISRVMADYFRHFQCADFIYESTESIAQRAIKLFIRHASLLRPLGEGGKMRLAADFAQMEMAVAPLCRRVSDLGKPYRMLRSFRPLLFQTSELIASSPAVGDLIPYSTLLHFLFTRAPSELKSPHQRSEWSIARYSQWLDDHPSERDRLTLIRGALEAYVQSVRARQGKEFAPIYPIMLQLLQKATSGSHEVRA
- the cog5 gene encoding conserved oligomeric Golgi complex subunit 5 isoform X2, encoding MHCELWDLTHTDYLSQGVDLSGIEVIENDLLLISRARLEVENQAKRLLEQGMEIQNPTQVGTALQVFYNLGSLTETISSVVGGYRTTIQDNITSALDIKGLTQPTNPRGAPGRAVLPTPGNTAAFRAALWTNLEKLMDQICAACTQVQHLQKVLMKKRDPVTHVCFIDEIIKDGQPDILYTFWTDVTNTLSEEFHKATEASSFLKQAFEGEYPKLLRLYNELWRRLQQYSASLQGALTSGGGAMDVPLDIGATETETQDLFMHGKQDYNPEKALKDSLQPYEAAYLSKSLSRLFDPINLVFPMGGRNPPSSDELDSIIKTISSELNVASVDPNLSLAVAKNAAKTVQLFCVKSEQLLCTQGDASQVIGPLTEGQRRNIAVVNSLYRLQQAVAKIISGLEGSPPAAAEALSSSLEGAQALMSSAVQPLLQSVGDSIEAILITLHQEDFSGPLSSPDKPDVPCSLYMKELQGFISRVMADYFRHFQCADFIYESTESIAQRAIKLFIRHASLLRPLGEGGKMRLAADFAQMEMAVAPLCRRVSDLGKPYRMLRSFRPLLFQTSELIASSPAVGDLIPYSTLLHFLFTRAPSELKSPHQRSEWSIARYSQWLDDHPSERDRLTLIRGALEAYVQSVRARQGKEFAPIYPIMLQLLQKATSGSHEVRA